The following are encoded together in the Trichomycterus rosablanca isolate fTriRos1 chromosome 19, fTriRos1.hap1, whole genome shotgun sequence genome:
- the ctnnbip1 gene encoding beta-catenin-interacting protein 1: MNREAPGKSPEEMYVQQKVRVLLMLKKMGSNLTPSEEAFLRNYAGVVHSQLSQLPQHNIDQGAEDVVMAFSRSETEDRRQ; this comes from the exons ATGAACCGTGAGGCCCCTGGCAAGTCTCCTGAGGAGATGTACGTTCAGCAGAAGGTGCGGGTGCTTCTTATGTTGAAGAAGATGGGATCAAAT CTGACGCCCAGTGAGGAAGCGTTCCTGCGAAACTATGCAGGCGTGGTGCACAGTCAGTTGAGCCAACTCCCACAGCACAACATAGACCAGG GTGCTGAGGATGTGGTGATGGCCTTCTCCAGATCAGAGACGGAGGACAGAAGGCAGTGA